The stretch of DNA TGTCCGGGTCGAGCGTGGTGTGGATCTCCAGGCCGGCGGTGCGCAGCCAGCGGGCGCGCTCGGTCTCGTTCTCGCCGAACTGCTCGTTCTTCTCGATCTCCTGGACCACGTAGTCGCAGAAGAACGGCTGCTTGCTGGGCACGCACCCGTTGGACTGGTTGGTGGGCTCCAGCTCGTCGGCGAGGTCGACCGACTTGGCCTCCTCGGCCTCCTTCTCGGTGATGGTGCCGACCTGCACCATCCGGTCCAGCACGACGTCCCGCCGCTCCTGGGCGTCCTCCGGGTTGAGCCGCGGGTTGTACAGGTAGGGGTAGCGGACCGTGCCGGCCAGCGTCGCCGACTGGGACAGGTTCAGCTCGGAGGCGGGGATGTCGAAGAAGTGCCGGGCCGCGGACTCCACGCCGTAGGCGCCGTCGCCGAAGTAGGCGATGTTCAGGTAGCCCTCGAGGATCTCGTCCTTGCTCATCCGCTTCTCGATGGTGAGGGCGTAGCGCAGCTCGCGCAGCTTCCGGGCGAGGGTGGTCTCCCGGGCCTCCTCCTGCTCGGCCTGCGAGTCGGCGCTCTCCACCAGGACGTTCTTCACGTACTGCTGGGTGAGCGAGGAACCGCCCTGGGTGGAGCCGCTCAGGGTGCGCAGCGCGGCGCGGAAGGTGCCCGAGATGTCGATGCCGCCGTGCTCGTAGAAGCGCGAGTCCTCGATCGAGATGATGGCGTCCTGCATCACCGGCGACATGTCGTCCAGCGAGACCAGCTCGCGGTTCTTGTCGTAGATCTCCGCGATCACGCCGCCCTCGCGGTCGTAGATCACCGACCGCTGGGGAGGCGGGGGCGTCTCCAGGTCGCTCGGCATGTTCATGAAGCCGGTGGCCACGTTGCGCGCGGTGATGCCCAGCCCGCCCACGGCGGGCAGCGCGATGGCGGCCACCAGCACGCCGGCGATCACGCCGACCCCGATCAGCTGACCGATTCTCTGCAGCATTCTCCCCTGACCCACCCCATCAGACTATGCGCCGTTCGACGCCGGCGCGGAGAGAGAAACGGACCGCCCGAATCAGCTGTGTCACAGGTCATTTCGGGCCCTGTTCTCATCCTGGCACACCGTCCGGACCGGCCTCGCCCAGCGCCTCTCCCACCTCGCGCAGGGCGCCGATGTCGTACACGTCCTCCGCCCGCGCCGGCACCTCGGCCACCGGGATCCGCGGGTGCGCCGCGGTGAGCCGCCCGCGCAGCTCCGCCTCGCGGTCGCGCAGCCGGGCCGCCCGCGCGTGCAGCAGCAGCGCCGCGGCGGCCAGCGGATGCTCGCCGCCCTCCTCCAGCTCCCGGGAGGCGGCCAGCGCCTCCTCCGCCGGGGGGCCGTCCGCCTCGGGGCGGTGGGTCCGGTTCAGCACCACCCCCGCCAGCGGCATCCGGTCGGCGGCCAGCCGCTCCATGAAGTAGTCCGCCTCGCGCAGCGCGTCCGGCTCCGGGACGGCGACCACCAGGAAGGCGGTCCCCGGGGCCTGCAGCAGCCGGTAGGTGCGCTCGGCGCGCTCCTGGAAACCGCCGAACACCGCGTCGAAGGACGAGATGAACGACTGTACGTCCTTCAGCGCCTGGGCGCCCACGACCTTGGAGATGATTCCGGTCACCGCGCCGACGCCCGCGCCGAGCAGCCGGAACGCCCCGGTCCGGGCGGGGGCGGCGAGGATCCGGATCAGCCGGCCGTCCAGGAACCGGCCGAGCCGCTTGGGCGCGTCCAGGAAGTCCAGCGCCGACCTGCTGGGCGGGGTGTCGACCACGATCAGGTCCCACTCGCCGCTCTCCCGCAGCTGCCCCAGCTTCTCCATCGCCATGTACTCCTGGGTGCCGGAGAAGCTGGAGGACATCGATTGGTAGAAGGGGTTGGCCAGGATCTCCCGGGCCCGCTCGGGGTCGGCGTGCGCCTCGACGATCTCGTCGAAGGTGCGCTTCATGTCCAGCATCATCGCGTGCAGCGAACCGCCGGACCCCTCCGCGCCGGGCAGCGACACCGGGCGCGGGGTGTTGTCCAGCTCGGTCAGCCCCAGCGACTGGGCCAGCCGCCGCGCCGGATCGACCGTGATGACCACCGCGCCCCGGCCCATCTCCGCGGCCCGCACCCCGAGTGCGGCCGCGGTGGTGGTCTTGCCGACCCCGCCCGACCCGCAGCACACGATGGTGCGCACTTCCGGGTCGCCCAGCAGGGCGTCCACGTCCAGCCGCGCCGCGCTCACCGGTCCACCCCCTGCTCGGCCAGCCGGTCGGCGAGCCGGTACAGCGCCGCGGTGTCGATCCCCTCGCCCAGGTAGGGCAGGTCCAGCATGGGCAGGCCGAGCCCGTCCAACCGGGCGCGGACCGTCGCCTCGGCCCGCACCCGGCGGGCGTGCGCGGCCACCTCCCGGGCCAGCCCGTCCGCGGTCTCGGAGGGGTGGTCCACCTGGGCCGCCTTCAGCCCCTGGGTCAGCGCCTCCACGTCGACCTCGCCGTGCTCCGCACCGGCCAGCACCTCCGGGGGGAACAGCGGCTCGCGCACCATGTTCACGATCAGCCGGCCCGGGTTCATCCCGGCCCGGACGATCTCGGCGACCCCGTCCGCGGTCTCCTGGGCCGGCATCTCCTCCAGCAGGGTGACGAAGTGCACCGCGGTCCGCGCCGAGCGGATCGTGTCCATCACCTTGTCCGCCTGGGTGCGCACCGGCCCGATCCGGGCCAGCCCGGCGACCTCGGCGTTGACGTTGAGGAACTGCGCGATGCGCCCGGTGGGCGGGGCGTCCACCACCACGGCGCGGTAGACGTGCGGCTCGTCGGCGGCCGGCCCCAGCGGGCGGCGGCCGCCCCGCCGGCGGCGCACCGCCTCCACCGCCTTGCCGGTGAGCAGCACGTCGCGCACCCCGGGCGCGATGGTGGTGGCGAAGTCGACCGCGCCGAACCGGGTGAGCACCTGGCCGGCCCGGCGCATGCCGTAGAACAGCTCCAGGTATTCCAGCAGGGCGGCCTCGGCGTCCACGGCGAGCGCGAACACCTCGCCGCCGCCGCGGGCCTCGGCGACCTTGCGCTCCTCGTAGGGGAGCGGCGGCCGCCCGAACAGTTCGGCGATGCCCTGGCGGCCTTCGACCTCCACCAGGAGCACCCGCCCCCCGTCGGCGGCCAGGGCCAGGGCGAGCGCGGCGGCGGCGGTCGTCTTGCCCGTGCCGCCCTTGCCGGTCACCACGTGCAGCCGGACGCCGCCGCTGGGATCGGGATCGCGTTGGCTCACCCTCGGAGTCTATGTCGGGGCGCGGCGGCCGGGATGAGTAGGCTTGCGGCCATGACGAAGTGGGAGTACGCGACGGTGCCGCTGCTGTCGCACGCGACGAAGCAGATTCTCGACAACTGGGGCGAGGACGGGTGGGAGCTCGTCTCCGTCATCCCGGGCCCGTCCGTGGACGGCGACCCGCGCAACCAGCAGCTGGTCGCCTACATGAAGCGGGAGAAGTAGCCGTGGCCACCCCGGAGGAGCGCCTCGCCGCTCTCGGCCTGGAGCTGCCCGAAGTGGTCAAGCCGCTGGCCGCCTACACCCCGACGGTGCGCACCGGCGACCACGTCTACGTCTCCGGCCAGGTGCCGCTGGTGGACGGAGCCCCGGCCGGCACCGGCAAGGTCGGCGCCGAGGTGACCCCGGAGCGGGCCGCCGAGCTCGCCCGGATCTGCGCGCTGAACGGGATCGCCGCGGTCAAGGCCGAGGTCGGCGAGCTGTCCGCGGTGCGCCGGGTGGTCAAGCTCGTCGGGTTCGTCGCCAGCGACCCGTCGTTCTCCGGCCAGCCGCAGGTGATCAACGGCGCCAGCGAGCTGATCGGCGAGGTGTTCGGCGAGGCCGGCGTGCACGCCCGCAGCGCGGTCGGGGTCGCCGCCCTGCCGCTGGACGTCCCGGTCGAAGTGGAGATGATCGTCGAGGTCGGCTGACCCTTTCCCGTGGTCTCGACGTCGCGGCCCCGCCAGAGCGCTCTGGCGGGGCCGCGACGTCGAGACCACTGTTCGGGGAAGGCCGGGTCCGGCCCACCCCGGGGGCCGGGCGCCCCCCTCCCGCGGGGTACCGTTCGGCCATCGCCCCCGGAGGAGGACGAGGATGACGAGAGAGCCGGTGCGGCCGCGCGACGCCGCCACGGTGATGCTGGTCCGCGAGGGTTCCGGGCCCGGCGGCGGCATCGAGGTCTACATGCTGCGGCGCGCCCCGTCCATGCCGTTCGCCCCGGGCGCCTACGCGTTCCCGGGCGGGCGGGTGGACGAGCGCGACGCCGACCGGGACGTCGGCTGGGCCGGACCGCCCCCCGAGGAGTGGGCGCGCATCCTCGGCACCGGCGTTCCTACCGCCCGCGCACTGGTCTGCGCCGCGGTCCGGGAGACCTTCGAGGAGTCCGGGGTGCTGCTCGCCGGGCCGTCCGCGGACCGGGTCGTCGCCGACACCCGCGACGAGGCATGGGAGGCCGACCGGCTCGCCCTGGTCGACCACTCGCTCTCCTTCGCCGACCTGCTCGCCCGGCGCGGCCTGGTGCTCCGCACCGACCTGCTGCGCGCCTGGTCGCAGTGGATCACCCCGGCGGGCGAGCCGCGCCGCTACGACACCCGGTTCTTCACCGCGGTGCTGCCGGAGGGGCAGCAGACCCGCGACGTCGGCGGGGAGGCCGACCGGGTGGCCTGGATCCGCCCGGCAGAGGCGGTGCGCCGGTGGCGCGCCGGCGAACTGGCGATGCTCCCGCCCACCATCGCCACCTGCATGGACCTGGCCGAATGCGGATCGGTGGCGGAGGCGACCGCCGGCCACCGCAGCATCTTCCCGATCGAGCCGGTGCTCCGGGAGATCGACGGCGAGCAGCGCATCGTCGTCCCGGACGGCGCCGTCTACCCGCTGCTCGGCGGGCAGGAAGGAGGCACCCGATGAGGATCGACGGCTCCGGAACGCTCCGCGCCGGCTGCGTGCTCTGCCCCAACCCGGGCCCGATGACGCTGGACGGCACCAACACCTGGATCCTGCGCGAGCCCGGCGCGCGCGACGTCGTCGTGGTCGACCCCGGCCCGCACGACGAGCGCCACCTGGAGCGGGTCGCCCGGACCGTGCAGGAGCAGGGCGCGCGGGTGGTGGCCACCCTCCTCACCCACCACCACTTCGACCACAGCGAGGGCGCCCGGTACTTCTCCGAGCTCACCGGATCGCCGGTGCACGCGGTCGACCCCGAGCACCGGATCGGCGGGGAGGGCCTGGAGGACGGCCGGACCGTCGAGGCCGGCGGGCTGGAACTGCAGGTGGTCGCCACCCCCGGGCACACCGCCGACTCGGTCAGCGTGCTGCTCCCGGCCGACGGCGTGCTGCTCACCGGCGACACCGTGCTGGGCCGGGGCACCACCGTCATCATGGACGGCGACGGCGGCCTGGCCGCCTACATGGACACCCTCTACCGGCTGCGCGACCTGGCGCGCACCGCGGAGCTGCGCGCACTGCTCCCCGGGCACGGGCCGATCCTCACCGACCCGCTCGGCGTGCTGGAGGGCTACATCGCGCACCGGGAGGAGCGGCTGGCCCAGGTCATCGAGGCGGTCCGCGGCGGCGCGGCCACCCCGGCCGAGATCACCGCGGTGGTCTACGCCGGGGTGGACCCGGCGGTGCTCGGCGCCGCGGAGTCGTCGGTCCGGGCGCAGCTGCGCTACCTGACCGACCGCGGCGACGTCGACGGCCTCCCGCTGGAGGCCGGGGAGAACTGAGAACGCCGCCGGGGGACCCGCTTCGGCAGGAGGCGGGTTCCCCGGCGGCGGTCCGCGGCGTCCGCTAGCGGGCCCGGCGGCGCATCCGCTCGATGTCGAGCAGGACCACGGCCTTGGCCTCGATGCGCAGCCAGCCGCGCAGCGCGAACTCGGCCAGCGCCTTGTTCACCGTCTCGCGGGAGGCGCCGACGAGCTGGGCGAGCTCCTCCTGGGTGAGGTCGTGGTGCACGTGCAGCCCGTCCTCGCCCTCCTTGCCGAACTTCTCGGCGAGCTCCAGGAGCTGCTTGGCGACGCGGCCCGGGACGTCGGTGAAGACCAGGTCGCTCATCACGTCGTTGGTCCGGCGCAGCCGGGCGGCGAGCGCCTTGAGCAGCTGCAGCGCCACCTGGGGCTGGCTGGCGATGAAGGGGCGGAGGTCGTCGTGGCCCAGACCCGCCAGGACCGTGTCGGTCACCGCGACGGCACTGGCGGTGCGCGGGCGGGGGTCGAACAGCGACAGCTCGCCGAACATCTCGCCGGGGCCGAGGACGGCCAGCAGGTTCTCCCTGCCGTCCACGGCGGACCGGGTCAGCTTCACCTTGCCGCTCAGCACGACGTAGAGGCGGTCCCCCTCGTCGCCTTCGGCGAAGAGCGTCTGCCCCCGGCCGAGGCGCACCTCGCTCACCGACGCGCGCAGCGCGGCGGTCGCGTCCTCGTCCAGTGCCTCGAAGAGAGGCGCCTTCCGCAGCACCTCGTTGGTTTCGTCCACCGCTTCCTCCTTGCAACCTGACCGTCAACTACTGTGACCTATATCGCATCCGCGTGTGAAGCCAGGTCGTCGTCTCGGCTTGTCGTCCGGTTGGGCGACCGGCCCCGTCACAGCCGACGTCAGCCCTCACGATCTTAAACGGCTTCTCCGGCCCATGCCGTGCTGGCAGCGCCGTTCTCACGACATTGCGGACATAATCTGGATCACCGTCCGGGCACCCCCCGCCCCAGGCCCTACCCTGGCGGCATGGCGACGAGTACGGCCGGGGCCGGGCGGATCCGCCCCAGGAGGCCCGAGACGCGAACGGGACTGGTGCGCAGGGCCCGCCGGATCAACCGGACCCTGGCGGAGCTCTACCCCGACGCCCGCTGCGAACTCGACTTCGAGAACCCCTTCCAGCTGCTCGTCGCGACGGTCCTCTCCGCGCAGACCACCGACACCCGGGTGAACCGGGTCTCACCGGCGCTGTTCGCGGCCTTCCCCGCGCCGGAGGACATGGCCGCCGCCGACCCGGAGCGGATCGAGGCGATCATCCGGCCGACCGGCTTCTACCGGGCCAAGGCCGCCTCGCTGCTCGGCCTGGCCGCCGCGCTGCGCGACCGGTTCGGCGGCGAGGTGCCCGGCACCCTGGAGGAGCTCATCACCCTGCCCGGCGTCGGCCGCAAGACCGCCAACGTGGTGCTCGGCAACGCCTTCGGGGTTCCCGGCATCACGGTGGACACCCACTTCGGCCGGCTCACCCGCCGGTGGGGCTGGACCGACCAGACCGACCCGGTCAAGGCGGAGAAGGAGGTCGGCTCCCTCTTCCCGCCGAAGGACTGGACGATGCTCTCGCACCGGGTGATCTGGCACGGCCGCCGGGTCTGCCACGCGCGCAGGCCGGCCTGCGGCGCGTGCGCGCTGGCCCCGATGTGCCCGTCCTACGGTGAGGGGCCCACCGACCCGGAGACCGCCCGGTCCCTGCTGCGGGACGGGCCCCGGGCATGAGCGCCGGCACCGAGGAGAGGGAGCGGATGGACGGACCGACCCCGCCGGAGTGGCTCACCGCGCTCGCCGAGGCCGGCACCCGGATGGAGGTGCCACCCATCATGCGGCCGCCCGCCGAGGGCGGCCGCCGCTCCGCGGTGCTGGTGCTGTTCGGCTCCGGCGCCGCCGGCCCCGAACTGCTGCTGATCCAGCGGAACGGCGGGCTGCGCCGCCACTCCGGCCAGCCGGCCTTCCCGGGCGGCTCGTTCGAGGAGGGCGACCGGACCCCCGAGGAGTGCGCGATCCGGGAGGCCGTGGAGGAGACCGGGGTCGACCCGGCGGGGATCGTGCCGCTGGGCCTGCTGCCCGAGCTCTACATCCGGCACAGCGGGTTCCGCGTCCAGCCGGTGCTGGCCTGGTGGCGGGAGCCCTCCGCGGTGCACGCCGCGGACGCGGGCGAGGTCGCCAACGCCGTCACCGTGCCGGTCGCCGAGCTCACCGACCCGGCCAACCGGGTGCTGGTCGAGGTGGCCGGCCGCCGCACCGGCCCCGGGTTCCGCGTCGGCGGCATGCTGGTGTGGGGCTTCACCGCCGCGGTGCTGGACGCGCTGCTCACCCTGGGCGG from Nocardiopsis composta encodes:
- a CDS encoding ArsA family ATPase, whose amino-acid sequence is MSAARLDVDALLGDPEVRTIVCCGSGGVGKTTTAAALGVRAAEMGRGAVVITVDPARRLAQSLGLTELDNTPRPVSLPGAEGSGGSLHAMMLDMKRTFDEIVEAHADPERAREILANPFYQSMSSSFSGTQEYMAMEKLGQLRESGEWDLIVVDTPPSRSALDFLDAPKRLGRFLDGRLIRILAAPARTGAFRLLGAGVGAVTGIISKVVGAQALKDVQSFISSFDAVFGGFQERAERTYRLLQAPGTAFLVVAVPEPDALREADYFMERLAADRMPLAGVVLNRTHRPEADGPPAEEALAASRELEEGGEHPLAAAALLLHARAARLRDREAELRGRLTAAHPRIPVAEVPARAEDVYDIGALREVGEALGEAGPDGVPG
- a CDS encoding ArsA-related P-loop ATPase, producing the protein MSQRDPDPSGGVRLHVVTGKGGTGKTTAAAALALALAADGGRVLLVEVEGRQGIAELFGRPPLPYEERKVAEARGGGEVFALAVDAEAALLEYLELFYGMRRAGQVLTRFGAVDFATTIAPGVRDVLLTGKAVEAVRRRRGGRRPLGPAADEPHVYRAVVVDAPPTGRIAQFLNVNAEVAGLARIGPVRTQADKVMDTIRSARTAVHFVTLLEEMPAQETADGVAEIVRAGMNPGRLIVNMVREPLFPPEVLAGAEHGEVDVEALTQGLKAAQVDHPSETADGLAREVAAHARRVRAEATVRARLDGLGLPMLDLPYLGEGIDTAALYRLADRLAEQGVDR
- a CDS encoding DUF4177 domain-containing protein; protein product: MTKWEYATVPLLSHATKQILDNWGEDGWELVSVIPGPSVDGDPRNQQLVAYMKREK
- a CDS encoding RidA family protein → MATPEERLAALGLELPEVVKPLAAYTPTVRTGDHVYVSGQVPLVDGAPAGTGKVGAEVTPERAAELARICALNGIAAVKAEVGELSAVRRVVKLVGFVASDPSFSGQPQVINGASELIGEVFGEAGVHARSAVGVAALPLDVPVEVEMIVEVG
- a CDS encoding NUDIX hydrolase gives rise to the protein MTREPVRPRDAATVMLVREGSGPGGGIEVYMLRRAPSMPFAPGAYAFPGGRVDERDADRDVGWAGPPPEEWARILGTGVPTARALVCAAVRETFEESGVLLAGPSADRVVADTRDEAWEADRLALVDHSLSFADLLARRGLVLRTDLLRAWSQWITPAGEPRRYDTRFFTAVLPEGQQTRDVGGEADRVAWIRPAEAVRRWRAGELAMLPPTIATCMDLAECGSVAEATAGHRSIFPIEPVLREIDGEQRIVVPDGAVYPLLGGQEGGTR
- a CDS encoding MBL fold metallo-hydrolase; this encodes MRIDGSGTLRAGCVLCPNPGPMTLDGTNTWILREPGARDVVVVDPGPHDERHLERVARTVQEQGARVVATLLTHHHFDHSEGARYFSELTGSPVHAVDPEHRIGGEGLEDGRTVEAGGLELQVVATPGHTADSVSVLLPADGVLLTGDTVLGRGTTVIMDGDGGLAAYMDTLYRLRDLARTAELRALLPGHGPILTDPLGVLEGYIAHREERLAQVIEAVRGGAATPAEITAVVYAGVDPAVLGAAESSVRAQLRYLTDRGDVDGLPLEAGEN
- a CDS encoding Crp/Fnr family transcriptional regulator, translating into MDETNEVLRKAPLFEALDEDATAALRASVSEVRLGRGQTLFAEGDEGDRLYVVLSGKVKLTRSAVDGRENLLAVLGPGEMFGELSLFDPRPRTASAVAVTDTVLAGLGHDDLRPFIASQPQVALQLLKALAARLRRTNDVMSDLVFTDVPGRVAKQLLELAEKFGKEGEDGLHVHHDLTQEELAQLVGASRETVNKALAEFALRGWLRIEAKAVVLLDIERMRRRAR
- the nth gene encoding endonuclease III is translated as MATSTAGAGRIRPRRPETRTGLVRRARRINRTLAELYPDARCELDFENPFQLLVATVLSAQTTDTRVNRVSPALFAAFPAPEDMAAADPERIEAIIRPTGFYRAKAASLLGLAAALRDRFGGEVPGTLEELITLPGVGRKTANVVLGNAFGVPGITVDTHFGRLTRRWGWTDQTDPVKAEKEVGSLFPPKDWTMLSHRVIWHGRRVCHARRPACGACALAPMCPSYGEGPTDPETARSLLRDGPRA
- a CDS encoding NUDIX hydrolase, which gives rise to MDGPTPPEWLTALAEAGTRMEVPPIMRPPAEGGRRSAVLVLFGSGAAGPELLLIQRNGGLRRHSGQPAFPGGSFEEGDRTPEECAIREAVEETGVDPAGIVPLGLLPELYIRHSGFRVQPVLAWWREPSAVHAADAGEVANAVTVPVAELTDPANRVLVEVAGRRTGPGFRVGGMLVWGFTAAVLDALLTLGGWQRPWNESGRAEVVHLVPPAEPARTGPGGPG